The Sphaerospermopsis torques-reginae ITEP-024 genome has a window encoding:
- a CDS encoding Uma2 family endonuclease: MVVQLLRHQFTVKQFHKMAESGILSENDRVELIRGEMIDMSPIGTRHSGCVLFLTNLLALLLGGRALINVQNPVELDEISEPQPDIALLKPRPDFYRNSHPQPEDIFLIIEVADTTVKYDRQVKIPLYAEANIPEVWLIDVNQEIIEVYRHPHQGIYQYIQTLEKNQSLSILAFPGVSINVSEIF; the protein is encoded by the coding sequence ATGGTTGTACAACTACTCAGACACCAATTTACAGTTAAGCAATTTCACAAAATGGCTGAATCTGGTATTTTATCAGAAAATGATCGAGTGGAATTAATTCGGGGAGAAATGATTGATATGTCACCTATTGGTACAAGACACTCAGGTTGTGTTCTATTTCTAACAAATTTACTAGCTTTACTATTGGGAGGACGTGCGTTAATTAATGTGCAAAATCCTGTAGAATTAGATGAAATTTCCGAACCACAACCAGATATAGCATTATTAAAACCCCGTCCTGATTTTTATAGAAATTCACATCCCCAACCAGAAGATATATTTTTAATAATAGAAGTGGCTGATACAACTGTAAAATATGATCGCCAAGTGAAAATTCCGTTATATGCAGAAGCAAATATTCCTGAAGTTTGGTTAATAGATGTGAATCAGGAAATCATAGAAGTATATCGCCATCCTCACCAGGGAATTTATCAATATATCCAGACTTTAGAGAAAAATCAAAGTTTATCAATTTTAGCTTTTCCTGGTGTGAGTATTAATGTAAGTGAGATATTTTAA